The sequence CCTGGACCATATGTTATTAGTCGCTTCAGATACAAAGGGAAGCAATAATTATGGATCCATGCTTGCTATTTACAGTCTGTTCTAGTTAGACAATGTTGAATTATCTTTAGCCGCAAGTAGAATGGAATGGgatgaaggaaaatagagaaattGTTCAAGGCAATAGGGAGTGAATTCTCAATATTAAGTCCAAGAATCATCAGTGGAAGAAAATGCAGATACaatgaaaagggaaaaaggggAGAAAATGGGAATACAAGTTTACCAATTCAAATCTTCAACCAGGCGGCCATTTCATCTGTCTCCCACCTAGTACATGCAAGTGGAGATGATACACAGATTGACCTGGAGCAAGAGATGATTACGCATGATGGAATCACTTAAGAATAACCTAGAGAAATTTTACAGAATGAGATCAAAACTTACAGGCATCCGGACCACTATTGATGACTACACGAAACCCATCAAGAATACCTTCTTTCTCTGCCACTAATCTGGCTGCATAGAGAAGTTGACCCAGTATCTGTTCATGTCTTACTTCAGCCTGACAAAGCATAAAACGAAATCAAACATATTCTAAGTTCAGAGCCCAAATGCAGAAGCTGTTTATCCTAGAAAAGGAAAGAACAGAAAATTGTAACAATAGTTTCATTGCAGGtgctaaattttgttttaaggaTGAAAGCAGTCAGGCATTGTAGTAGCTATATTTCCCATGGCCATGCTAGTTGATGTGGTGAAGAATAAGAGGTGTAAGGGGGAGAGACTTATTTTTAGATGAGTCTCTGCAACTTAGGAGCAATTACTGATGCTCTTTGGCATTTGCAAAGAAACCTTTTCAAAGAAGATTAACCTTGTTTAACCAGACCATGATTTTAGTTAGTATTGCCAAAACTTCCATGGGTAGGTGTCATATGGCAAATAGTGAGTTCCGAAGATTCAATATAATATCGTACACATGAAAGTTCAGTGAAATGAAGTTATTAGATTTCACAAATTCAAGGGTACATTATGATTTGTAATTGggttttttgtatttgatttgaGGTCTACTCTAGTCTGAAAAAGCAAATGATGGCAAATAACCGGCAATCAAATCAGTCAACCAAATATCAGAATTCTTCCTCAAAGATCAAAAAGTGGTAAGAAGAATTTAAGCAATTCTATGGCTCCATAACACAAAACATGCAAGTTTTGGGAAGAGAAACATAACCACATCCATTTGAAGACCACAAATACATCACAGTCCCAAGAACAAAATGGGAGAATGATAAATATAACCTTTCCAAGCTGTGTCAATCCATCTCTTAACTTTGGAATGACTAAAACATGAACTGGAGCTTGTGGGTTGACGTCCCGAAATGCTAGAACTTTTTCATCCTCATACACAATGGTTGAAGGAATCTCCTTAGCTATAATCTTGTCAAATCTGAAAAAACATCAATTCTATCATATGGCTGCAATCAAGAACTTTCTCTGTAGAAAACTTGTCTGACTGAATTATTAGTATTACTATGGAGTCCTACGAAAATCCTAACTTTTGTTGGTCTTTTCAAATGTTTCCACAGCAGTAGCATGGAGAATATCATCAAAACTTCCACATTCCAAAGGTTCAATCCattaatttcaatatacaaTATATCAAACTGAACAACTGCATTATGTAACTTGAATACGAGATCAAACCAGGGTTAGGTCACAAGGTAGATACATGGTTGGAGCTCCACTGTCGGCATTGGCTGCAGCAGCTTTGGCAGAAGCCTCTTCATTGTTTGTAGCACTAATCCGACACAGGGAtctaatagaagagaaaaatcaacattCAACAACATTTTTACCATCAAACAGATAATTTCATCTTCCCAAATCCCCAAATGGGGTTCTAATCAGAATCCAAAATTTCCTGAACTTCGACAAATTTTAAGAGAATGGATTGGATTTCGAAAACCCAGAAACAAAAAACCGAGCAGAAAAAAGGGCACCTCCTGAAATTGACAATTGAGGCCGAGGGTTTTGCAGTCCCCAAAACCCTAACAGCCCTTGTTGTTGTTGATGCAGTGTACCTGTTCCAAAATTTCCCCAGCATTAGAACACTCAAACTCTCCTTTATCTAGGGTGAGAGATTTCTGGAAAGAGAGTACCTCATTATAGAAAAGGAGGAGGTCATCGCAGCCATGGATTTGGAAGCAGAAGCACCCAAACCAACAGAAAAAATCATTCTTccagagaaaagaaaaaccataaaCCCCTGGCCTAGGGTTCAGCTCCTCTCCTTCCCTTTTGGTCCACTTTTTTTTTAGCCACGTGACAGGATGTCGAAGATATTATATAAAGACTTGGTCGTGCTCTATTTCTCATAATAGTAATCTCACTTCtccagaggaaaaaaaaaaagaaaaaaaaagaaagaggaaaaatgggGAGCTTTGTGGTGCAGTTCCCCAGCAAATTGAGGAACTTCACAGTTTGGGCTTCACCCAACAATGGTAAAATCTCCACTTTGATTCATTCCTTCATCCAATCACACATCTGCTTTACTTTCAGTTCTGTTTCAATGGGGTTTTTGGGTGGTTTTCATTTTTCAGGGGTCCCATTCGATTCTCCACAGTCCAGAGGGCCAGTGATTTTGGAACTCCCACTCGATAAGATTCGGAGACCACTGCTGCGTACCAGATCCAATGATccagaaaaagtgaaggaactCATGGAAAGTATCAGAGAAATTGGCCTCCAAGTACCGGTAACTGCAAACCTTTCGGCTTCTGAATTATgggattttcttcttttttttacatgtttttttcaGAAATCTCTTGCtgggtttttaattattattgtacCAACCACCAATTGATGGGttttcttttaactttcatTCGACGGTCTGGTCTAAACTTACTCCTATATGATTGCAATCCTTCTGTTTGAGAACTGCAGATTGATGTGCTTGAGGTTGATGGAGCTTACTATGGTATGTGTTTATTCATATCTTTACTATAGTTCTTCTATCTAGTTCACAATATTTAGTGATCTGTCGGTAGGATTTAACTCCTCCATTCTTTCAATTAAggaaaaaactttaaataactTCTGCAGACATCCTGTTCAGCTGAAGCTCATGCTTCCCTGCTCTTTGAGACTGCAGGTTTTTCCGGTTGTCATCGGTACGAAGCACACCAGCGCCTAGGGCTCCCAACAATTCGTTGCAAAGTTCGACGTGGAACGAAAGAGACATTGAGGTATGTCATCTTCTGCATCAATGCCCTAATGCCaattttttctatgcattatcATTTGTTTTCTCATGTTCTGTGTTTCCATGTTGCAGGCACCACCTCCGCTGAGTGGTAGAAGGCTGTTGCTTTGAGAGTTGGGGCTCAATTTGGCTTTACTTCGATATCAACTATATCAGCTGTTGTACCCTGTTTTCTAGTCCAATGCTGTGTGGTTAAGTATGATCCTATGTCTGTAATTGCCTCTATATGAAGTTTGTGGAATTTATTGATCTTATACCTACTCAGATCTCAACTTTGTCAAGAAAGGATTCGCTCACCCGTCATTCCATTGTCATTCTAAGCTGAAAGGTTAAGCTGTTAAGATAAAGGGACATAACATATGGTAAGCTAATACCTTCCTGTCATGTGTGGTCTCGGATCTGTAAATGGAGAgacaaattaaacaaaaatatattagttaGGATATAGACTCATAAAATATATGGGGCAAACAACAGCAAAACATACATTGACGGACCGAGCATGAGAATCCAGAAAAAGCCTTCAAACAAGAAACCAAGTTCAGGAATTCTAATTACAATAGAAGGGCGGAGATAAGCTTGATTGGCCTAAGGAGGCATCGGTTCATGAATGAGATAGAAACAAAGTAGAattatagatataaaaattgcCAAATTTGTACAAGGGACCTGCCATCGAGTGTATATTAATGGATAGCTGAGCAATGACACCTTCATATTCCGCATAATCCAGGTGCTCTTTTACTTGTATGATATAGGACCCGATCTTGATACCGCAAACCTAGGCAGTGGGCTGGGACCGGTACTCCCAGAAGTTGATCCTTCAGCATACTTAACTTTACGGCTCGAGCTATAATCCAATGGACCAGAGCGGCGAACATTCCGATGCCTACTGTCACTGCTCCGAATGGTTCCACTATCAGGAGCGTAAGAATGTTCCTGGCTATATGTTGATGATCCCCTGAAATAACCTGAATCAGTAGCACTTGACTGAGGAGTAGAGTCGCCACGGAGCTGCCGGAACCCTGGAGATGCATGTGCCAGAGAGACGGCAGGTGAGTGGCGAGGTGATATGCTCAGTAATGCCGGCTGTGCAGATGGGGAATTTGCATAGTACTGGCCATATATTGATCGCAGAATGGCATAGGGAACATGGGGTTCAAGTGAGCTTCTTGGAAGGTATGACGAGATCTCGCAAAGTTGGTCCAGGAAGATAAGCTTTGGAACAAGATTAGACCTGAGCAAGATAATGGAATGTTATTAGCAGTTTGCAGAAATATTGTACTAACACAGGAAGAACTAAAATTAGCAATAATTGGAATAAAATAGTAAGAATGCTTACAGAAGAATATTAACCAGGTAGGCCTTCCATAGTTTCTTTTAACAGCTAAAATCATTGGAGTGTTGGGATacatagaaattaatttaattcattcttttgtttctcataatGTTCAAATAATAACTTCATCGCTTAAAACCAAACACAAGGAATCATTACCAAAGCTACAAATATTACATGTTACCAACCATATCACACACACACCAGTGAAACATATATCTTAGGGACTGTAGGTGATTTCCTTAGAAGTGTTATCTTGCTACTGACAATAGCTACTCTAAAAGAAAGCTCAGTTAAAcacaaataaaggaaaactaTGGTTAGGCATTTCTGGCTTGCAGTCTGTAATTCTTGTTTGCTAGAGGACTGTTATAATTGTGGGGCTTAAGGGAAACCCAAAacaaatcattaaataatattattattgaaaaagagACGACTAGTCATAACCATTGAATTTATGACAATTCTTGGTGTAAGAAAGAAGAACCTTTCAGGGGATGTCTGACAGACGTGTCAACATCCTGTACAGTACTAACCATTGGATCATAGAAATTTGGGATGATCTAGGCCACTAGTCAAGGATTTGGAGTGGCATGGggctatatatatatgctaGCCCTCTCCATTTGATCATGACCTCTATGCACCCTTAAGAATTCTTCTAGCTTTATTCCTACTTCCCCTGTACAGTTATGCCTCATATTACTCTAATCTTCTCTAGCTTGCTAAATGTGGTGCTAAGGCACTTGGAGTAGTGTCTACAGAAACTCTCTAGGTTGTAAGAGGTCAGGGAAAAATCACATGTTCCAAGTTTTTGAGAGAGATTCAACAATCGAGGAGTGTCTCTCTAGTGCTTGAGGTAAATCTCTCAGTTGTGAGAGTGGGCAAAGCAGAGTCCAAGGCAGGGAATGAAACAATTCTATTTTGGAAGAGATTCCAAACCCAAAAAGAAATCTCTCAAAAGCTTGTGGGATTTTGACAAAATTTCCTCTTCTAGGCAGAGAAGAGGGAGAGAAGTGAGGTAGCAACTAGGCCAGGGAGGTTCTCCACATGAAGGAGAGGACCCTGCATGAAACCTGATCCTCTTTATGGGCACTTTGTCTCCCTTTTTCAAGGAGCATCAGGAAGGAGACAAGCCATGTTAAGGTGACGATTCCACAATCAAGGAGGATTCTCTCAAAGGATTCCAGAACTTTAACAACTGCAGTAACTGCAATCCCTTTTTGAAGACTCTCCCACTTACTTCAAGGAGCACCAAGAAGGAGATGAGCTTTTACAAGGTGAGGGCTATGACCTCTCCTCTTTGTAACCTTTTTAATCTCTTATTTGGTTAATTGTTTATAGAGATGTAAAAAAGaccagaaaaagaagaaaatgcagGGAGGGAGAGAGGGGAGGAAGAGGGAGAGAAGAAGAgggtttgaaattgttttttttttttttttgtaggcaAGGAGAGTGTATCTATCCATCTATCTAAATATAAAACGCCTGCAAAAAGCTGCAACAAAGCACACATGATGTAAAGGAGAGagtttaaaatgatatattgcCCTTTCTTCTGTTTGCCATTTTCACCTTCTTAATCAGAGGTTAAAGAGAGCCTCTGGAAAGCATATGACAGCACTCTATTGACAGCCTTACTCATGAGGATAATGATATGTTTCTTTCATATTGGGTGTGTTGGAAGCAAACCAGCTTTGGGTTATAAACTTAAGGCAGTATCTTGAGATGTGTAACTTGAAAATGAGGCAGACAATCATAATATATCCATGAAAATATTAAGAGGGCAATAACAAGAAATGCTGTTTGATACCCAACATGATCACATAACATAAGTCATTACAATGAAATGATAATGGTGAGATTGATGAGATGACTATGGAAAGATAAGAATAGAGAGATCATGAATCAGTGGATTTGCAAGAAAAACTACAAGTAGCTCAATAGATAAACCCAAAAGAGAACATTTCGATGATTCAACCATGTTTAACAAATACAAATTAAAGTTAAGAAGAcacaataaaacttaaaaagacaGTGAGAAGAAAGCCAAAATGTACATGGAAACAATCAGTATAAAGAGAATGAATATATGTGTGAACTAAGAATGAATTTTCAGAGAGTGGAATGATGCACGTGATAGTATGAGGTACCATGTAGCATAATATGAAAACAGAAAGCATTTCTACCTGTTAGTTTCGCTCCAAGAATCTAGTATTATTCCTGCAGAAAATTTAACAAAGATCTGCATTGCAGACTTTATGCTTGCTTCAGTTGACAATCGGCTCTGTATTTCAGAATCAAAAGTAGCAGCAACATGCCCATTTGAGAGAGAACTTTTCTGATGATGTTCTCTTTCCAACCTGACAAACTCACTTCCAGCAATCACAGCACTGATGCACCTGCAAACAAAGTTTGGTTGTGAAAGAGCTAGCAATGCTAGTTAATAGGTTTATCAAACAATGTTTCCAGAACTAGACCAGCCATTGAACCAAAAAAGTCGTTAAATCACAATTCAATGGTTGGATGGGTGGCCCAACCGCAGTTGAACCATGAAGTCAGCATGAcaccataaatatataatatatattatcaaaactaaaaattatcataacaaattatatatatatatataattaaaaaacttaatgatagttcattttttatcaaagataacatgtaaatgtattaatatttctaatttcattaaatagaaCAAATATAGCATGTAACTGTCAAGAGGATATATCCAAGAATGAAAtgagattttattatttaactttatCTACATTTCAACGGCTATATATTCTATCATTctattatcttaaaaattactattttttttttatcaataagcaAAAGAATTGTATTACGAAGAGGCACTAAAATAGCGACCCACAGAAGTACAATAAAGAGACACTCACCCTCTTACAGTTAGATCCAAAAcaacaaggaaaaacaaaaaacattctCCCTCGTCGCGAACCcacccaatctataaaatctattaaggtcgaaggaccaccttttatccacaatttggtctccaaccaaagtaaatacacaaaaaaaGCTTTCAACCTTTGGATGGACAGCACACTATCTTCAAAGGCAATTTTATTCCTTATCTTTCAAAtgacccaaaacaagcataacggcCCCACTTGCCACACCACCTtcctctttttacccacttGCCACTTGCCACACtatcttaaaaattactatGCTTTTTTGCCTATATTACTCTCATGTTTGTcatcttacaaataaatttcactACAGATTGATAAtgatgttaaattttttaaaaatattttattaatatgtcATAATATTTACTCAACCTAGTGGCTTAGGCTCCCAAGGAGCCTGCATTCAAGCCCACTCCATTCAAAGAGAGAGACAGagggagagagaagaaaaaaaaaatcttcctgTTCTGCACCAGCCACTTGGGTGCTTGGACTGCTGGGTCAACCAGCTCAATGCTGGTCCAACCTCAAAAAAGGCCAATTGGTGAATAACTGAGGAGATGATCAGTCTGCAGTCCGACCGGCCCAACCAGCTGGCCAGTCCAGTTTTCAATACATTAACATCAACATCTATAAAGAAAATGCACAAGCCATAATGTTTGGGAAAAGATTATATTCAGCAGTCTGATGCATGAGCCAGATAACCTTGCACATGCACCAGGAAAATATCTGGTTCCGAAACCTCATCTTGAGCAAAAAAATCTGATATCACTTTATCAGATGGTTTTATTTCTGTAGTTGTACTAATTAAGGTCCATAAACTAGATGGACATGAACCATCCACATGTATACCTCATACGATTCTATGGTCAAGTAAGCACTACAAATCATGTTCAATTCAAGCACTAAGAAATGTAACAAATCCTAACCAGGAGATAATAAAAACACCAAACCTGGCCAAGCAATGGATATTGTTGTTGAAGCCACCAGTATCAACATTGAAGGCAGTAGAGCTCCAGATATTGGATGTCATGAAGGCAGCAAATAAATACGGTAACAAGCTCCAAGAACCATCATTTGCACCTCCAACTTCTTCTAAAATCATTCTCACCCACTCAGAATCATGATCACTAACTAAATTAACACTGTTTGCCACCACCCTCATCCTCCTTATCTCCTTCTTTTCGGGTATTTCATCGGGTAGATGCTTAACAACCCCAGATAATAATGAATATATCAAGGGCACACCTTCTTCAAGAACAGCTCCAGCAGCTTCTGCCAGTAGTTGATCAAAGGCCAGTGCTTGCCCTGCCTGAATACAGAACCCAATTATTGTGTCCATATCCACTATCTGCCTCAAATACAACTCTTTCTCTGTACGATCACCAGAATGCATGCCTGCAGCAACTGCCTCTAGCACCTCACGGTTTGACCTCAATGATGTGTCAATGCAATTTAAAAGTGCAGCTGTATGTTCTTTCATCATTCTGTCTAGCCTGTCCACTCCATAGCCACCAAAAATACGAACATAAGATTGCAACTCTCTAAGATCAGTAACTGATTCGGCGAAGTATCCACCCACAGGCCTCGTACTCTTGAAGCATTTGTGGACTGGTGCAAAAAGGATTCCAGCACCTGATATATCCTTCACAATGTTCTCAATGTACCAGTTGCAAACCGCTTCAGCTGCTGATCCAGTATTTAGATCAGCTGGTTTCTCAAACAAATGCAGAGAAGAAACTGGCCCTGAAAAGGCCTCCGAGAGTAAAACTTCTCTGATTCCCTGGGTTAGGTCCATGCTAATGTGCTGCTCTGCTAGATGGACTATGCTGATATGTCTGTGAAGCAGCGATTCCAGAACAGAAGGTCGTTGAAGATCATTATCAGTTTTTAGTACAGTAAGCAGTCTCCTTCTGAAGTTCCCAAGGATGCATTCTCTCATATACTGCACAGTGCAATAGGTAATGCTATACTGGAATCACAAAAATCTAATGTGGGTGGATATTAAGTTCCAAGTAAACCAACAAACACATTTACATTACTCAGTCAAATATTACACATGATGCAATTATAAATAAACCTCTGGATTATCTACCTGAAGCAGGCAAGAACCAAACTACATCAACAATGCAATCTGAGCATGAACAaataatattgagaaaaatcgtAAGGGATTCACAGAGATCCCAAACAAATGGAAGTCAATGTATTCAGGATACATAATTACAAGTAACAGGCTTAAAGTAGATAGAGAGAGAATAGCAACCCTTTTTGGTAAGAGATGATAAGAGGGAGAAAATGGGTGGATATATACTCAAGAAGAATAAATTCAGAAAAATTGAAGCAAAACATGTAATCCAAGAAACCACAAAATGCACAAAATCCAATTTGATATCATACAAGCAACTGTAAAAAAAAGAGCATGACTCACCTCCCTCAGAACAAAGACATGGTTCAGAACACATATAGGCTCCATATCATTCAAGACTGAACACAAATTTGTCAACCTCTGCATTGCAGCTTCTAACCTGCCATTAACGGAATACAAAGTAAAACAACTCCAGTGGCAATCTTGTCCATTCTGAAGTTTCTCAAGGACAAAAAATTTAGCATTGTTGAAGTGACTTACATTTtgatagaattattattttcaggATAGCTCTCATGACCAGGCAAAAGAAAACCAGCCACTCCTCTTGGAAGTTTTGATGAAGGAATTGAAACTCTTGATGCATAATTCATGAACACAGCTGCCTGCTCTGGAAGAAGCTGAGATATTGCTCAATATTAGATCTATAAATTGGTTACTTCAACTATTTTCTTATGTTACCAACATGATAGATGAGTAACAACCTGCATCTCTAGAGAGCCAAATCCACCTTCAGAATCAAGAATATTGATTAATCCTTCCAATCCTCCCATGATGGATTCAATGAGAGATTCTACATACAGAACTGCATCTCGGCCAATTTTAGTTATCTGCATTCAGTTTAAAAGTGAAGTGGCCATTAAGCACTTAACAAAATGCACCTAGTATGAAAGACAATCTCTAGAAGAGTAAGCTTATTCCTGAGGGGAGGTTCATGAAATTGAGAGTTGACGATTGTGAATGGTTGTTGGGTAAGAGCTTTGGCTACCACCTATTTAGGTAGCTCCTTTCAGATCCTCTGCAGTGTGGGACATGGTGAAGGAGTACTTTAAAAGGAGGCTTGCTTAAGACAAAAGCAGTACCTATTGAAAGGGGACAGTTGACTCTCATCAAAAGAAACCTATTCAGCTTGAGAGCTTATATCTGCACATCTTTGTCATTCCTAAAGCAGTCAGAATGTGGATGAAGAAGATTCATAGAGATTTCTTGCATCCTGTTAAGTGGACTAAAGCCTATAAGGATAAGAGTAATAGGGATTTAGGTTAAAGAATTCTTGCTTCTGTGTACAAAGCTTTGTTTGGAAAAAGGTTGTGGAAGCATGTAAGCAAACAAAATTGTCTATAGAAATGGGTATTTTCAGGTAGATCTGGAAAGATTGAGAGCTGAGGTAGAGAAAAAGTAGGGAAGGTGTTTGGTGTGGGTCTTTAGAAAGTTTTTAGAACAGGTTAGGGGAAATTCTGGCCCAGGACATGTATCTCGCTAGGAAATGGGCTCAGAACCAATTTTTGACTAGATAGGTGGTGCAGGGAGTCTGGTTAGAAAGATTgtttgccttttcttttcagaatttcatttaataaaatgtaCAAGAGTTGTGGAGCTTTGAGCAGTGGAATAGAGGCAAGATCATTGGAGCCCCCATCTCTGGAGATGGGTACATGATTGGAAGGTGGAGAAAGGGAGTACTTTCCTAGAGCATATTCACTAGGTGATTTTATAGGGAGCTGATGAAGATCGATTAATGTGGAGGGATTTTCTTGAGGAATAAGGGAAAACAATCTC is a genomic window of Vitis riparia cultivar Riparia Gloire de Montpellier isolate 1030 chromosome 1, EGFV_Vit.rip_1.0, whole genome shotgun sequence containing:
- the LOC117915930 gene encoding sulfiredoxin, chloroplastic/mitochondrial isoform X1 encodes the protein MGSFVVQFPSKLRNFTVWASPNNGKISTLIHSFIQSHICFTFSSVSMGFLGGFHFSGVPFDSPQSRGPVILELPLDKIRRPLLRTRSNDPEKVKELMESIREIGLQVPIDVLEVDGAYYGFSGCHRYEAHQRLGLPTIRCKVRRGTKETLRHHLR
- the LOC117915897 gene encoding protein NAP1 isoform X3, with the protein product MDLFCSFVRVNLFSEKMPRKMMLQMYNLLHAMSRNDRDCDFYHRLVQFIDSYDPPLKGLHEDLNFVSPRIGEVLEAVGPIIFLSTDTRKLRNEGFLSPFHPRYPDILTNSAHPMRAQDLANVTSYREWVLLGYLVCPDELLRVTSIDIALVVLKENLVLTLFRDEYVLLHEDYQLYVLPRILESKKMAKSGRTKQKEADLEYSVAKQVEKMISEVHEQAILSCDSIHRERRILLKQEIGRMVLFFTDQPSLLAPNIQMVFSALALAQCEVLWYFQHVGIASSKSKTARMVPVDIDPSDPTIGFLLDGMDHLCCLVRKYIAAIRGYALSFLSSCAGRIRFLLGTPGMVALDLDANLKGLFQKIVQHLENIPKPQGENISAITCNLSELRKDWLSILMIVTSARSSINIRHLEKATVSTGKEGLLSEGNAAYNWSRCVDELESQLSKHGSLRKLYFYHQHLAAVFRNTMFGPEGRPQHCCAWLGVASSFPECASSIVPEEITKIGRDAVLYVESLIESIMGGLEGLINILDSEGGFGSLEMQLLPEQAAVFMNYASRVSIPSSKLPRGVAGFLLPGHESYPENNNSIKMLEAAMQRLTNLCSVLNDMEPICVLNHVFVLREYMRECILGNFRRRLLTVLKTDNDLQRPSVLESLLHRHISIVHLAEQHISMDLTQGIREVLLSEAFSGPVSSLHLFEKPADLNTGSAAEAVCNWYIENIVKDISGAGILFAPVHKCFKSTRPVGGYFAESVTDLRELQSYVRIFGGYGVDRLDRMMKEHTAALLNCIDTSLRSNREVLEAVAAGMHSGDRTEKELYLRQIVDMDTIIGFCIQAGQALAFDQLLAEAAGAVLEEGVPLIYSLLSGVVKHLPDEIPEKKEIRRMRVVANSVNLVSDHDSEWVRMILEEVGGANDGSWSLLPYLFAAFMTSNIWSSTAFNVDTGGFNNNIHCLARCISAVIAGSEFVRLEREHHQKSSLSNGHVAATFDSEIQSRLSTEASIKSAMQIFVKFSAGIILDSWSETNRSNLVPKLIFLDQLCEISSYLPRSSLEPHVPYAILRSIYGQYYANSPSAQPALLSISPRHSPAVSLAHASPGFRQLRGDSTPQSSATDSGYFRGSSTYSQEHSYAPDSGTIRSSDSRHRNVRRSGPLDYSSSRKVKYAEGSTSGSTGPSPLPRFAVSRSGPISYK
- the LOC117915930 gene encoding sulfiredoxin, chloroplastic/mitochondrial isoform X2; this translates as MGSFVVQFPSKLRNFTVWASPNNGVPFDSPQSRGPVILELPLDKIRRPLLRTRSNDPEKVKELMESIREIGLQVPIDVLEVDGAYYDCRFFRLSSVRSTPAPRAPNNSLQSSTWNERDIEAPPPLSGRRLLL
- the LOC117915930 gene encoding sulfiredoxin, chloroplastic/mitochondrial isoform X3, with amino-acid sequence MGSFVVQFPSKLRNFTVWASPNNGVPFDSPQSRGPVILELPLDKIRRPLLRTRSNDPEKVKELMESIREIGLQVPIDVLEVDGAYYGFSGCHRYEAHQRLGLPTIRCKVRRGTKETLRHHLR
- the LOC117915925 gene encoding 14 kDa zinc-binding protein, translating into MVFLFSGRMIFSVGLGASASKSMAAMTSSFSIMRYTASTTTRAVRVLGTAKPSASIVNFRRSLCRISATNNEEASAKAAAANADSGAPTIFDKIIAKEIPSTIVYEDEKVLAFRDVNPQAPVHVLVIPKLRDGLTQLGKAEVRHEQILGQLLYAARLVAEKEGILDGFRVVINSGPDACQSVYHLHLHVLGGRQMKWPPG